In the Glycine max cultivar Williams 82 chromosome 19, Glycine_max_v4.0, whole genome shotgun sequence genome, GGATAAAATGGTAATGCAGCAGTGCTTTCGAAATTAGATGCTTAATTAAGAAAACGTAATAATATTGTATAATGTATCATGTGGGCGAGGGAGGAAAAAGTAAACGCCTGGATTGGGTGGCTTGGACCCCTAGGAGGAGTTGAAGTGTCCTTAACCCGagtttaataaataaagtcTAGTAGTAATTTGGTCAATGGTGTCTTGTGTTGGTTAATGGTTGTACTGCCAAAATTAAAGTAAGTATATTTCTTGTTCAAGTATTAAAACATGGTTAATTAGTACTATACAAAATTTGAGctgtctctttttttcttctgaatccAATTTTCGAAAACCATTTTGACaacttaatcaaaataaaatcgGGGGTAAGGCCCACAAAAGAGGCAAAGCACTCCCCATTGTCTTGTAATCCGTTTCGAATAGTGCCTATtagcaaatattattttcacaCCCTAATCATGGTAGTCCAATATGTATATTTACTATAATTATCATTACCTTTGTTTATAATTTGTTCAAAACACTGACAACAAAGTATTCGAAAAAGtagtgaggtatttttttttcttcaaaaaaagatAATACTAAGACTCATCCAATACCATTTGCTAGAGTCAAATCTTTCGGTTGAGATCGGAGACTTTGCAATAACAACTATATGGATCAACTTCAATTCTCACCAAGAATTTGTCGGAAGCTTCCAGCACAAAATTGCCAGAAACTCACAATGTACGCACATACTACTTAATTACACACAAATTTCATGATTAACAAGCACTCAAACGGCTAATGTAACACCCATAACAGATATTCGGACCTAAATATCATCAAGCAAGTAATGAGCTTACAGATACCATTCAACCCTACCTCCCAACTACACCCTAGTAAGTTGCCCAATATGCATGTACACAATAGAATAATGGACACATCAACTGCATATGCAAGCGCTAACTCGACATGTGCAATGCACATGAACTAATGCCACAAATAAGTATCTACATTAGGATACAATAAGAGTATAAGACAGACCTCATGGCAGTGCTATAACGATGGAACCCCCCTTACTTACAGTAACTTAATCCTCATTGTGATGCTAAAACTGAAAAGGAGGGGGGGTTAGATATTAGTGTGTCTATATTAAACCCCCCACAAACATGACTAGAGAATTATGGGAATTATGCAAATAaacaaatcaaacagaacacgcACTACGCAAGCAGCACAAAGCAGATGGAAAAAAGCTTTGATTCCAATAATTCCCCTGCATTCTAACACATCTGCAGATGCCCAAGAACAAAATCAAGGGCATGCGTGTGCAGGACTTTTCTAGGGGTCAGAGAAAGTATAAAGAATGAAATATTGCCTACAACTGCTCAACTTAACATTTTCTTACTTCTTTCCCATCCTTTCCTTTTTTAACTACTTTTTTCCTATTCCTTCTTTACAATAATTCCATTTGTATACATATATGGATCAGACTCTgctagaaaaatgaaaaatgacttCTCGCTATGGAGCAGCCAACTGGACAGCTGCAGCAGAAATCATTTCAAAATTGGACGCATCCTCACAATTCCCTCATACTGGTGCTCCCACTGAAAGCAGATAATCCTACAAATTCTGCTTAGCCAAAAACCAGCATCTGAGTTAGCAGGTCAGTTTTACCTATATGTACAAGCACGCAAGAGACACCAGCAGCTGTGACTGCCGCATTTTATAACCTTAAGTAGGCCCCATGGCCCAATTATACCAGAGGATGATCACATCACACCACATAAAACTGATCAGCTATCAGGTTTTCTGAGCCAAGAACACAAGTATGAGATCAACAATCTGATTCCTTCCTTTTTCTGGTTGACTTCCGGCTTGCTTTGGATTTTTCTGCATCCAAATGCATCGGTGGTTTTGGTTCCACTATGGCAGAAGGTTCAGAGCTGTCAGTAAAGCTTGAATTGGGCATTTTCTCATATATAATGGCTAAATCAAGGGAGTATATGCGAAGGGCAAGGGAAGGCAAAGTAGAAGATTTGGCAGCAGCTGAGAATGATGACCAGTACCACCAGTCATTCCTCAAGTACTCTGTCTTAATCATATCCTCCAGTGTAAATGTTGCCTGAATCATCTGAAAAAATGGAAGGAACATCAATTAACAAACACAAGTTCACATTCATTACTAAGCTGCTTGAACTACAAATATAGTATAATTATTGGTCAAGAAACATGTGGAGTTGCCAATGCTTGTTAATGAAGAAGTGTATGTGCTAGAGCCAAAGAAATAAGACAAACCTCATATATAGTCTTTGCAGATTTTACAAATGTACGCCAAGCCTGTCTTCTGTCTGACTCAGCCTTTGATGGTCTTAGAGCAATTGCCGTAAGTGCAGCATCCATATCAAGTAGATTTATCTTCAACTGCCTCAAAATATGAGAAGCTTTTCCAACTAATGGTCTCAACGAAGGCGAAGGAACCACACAGTAGCCATCAGCTCCCATACCAGAAGCAGGATTACAAAAAGATAATTTCCCATCTCTTTGTTCTCTCGAGGATGATTTGTTGGATTTGTTGCTTTCATTTGCAGCCAACCTTCCAGTAGAAATGCTTGATTTACGGTCAAGACATGTGCCAGCTCCATCAGTGTTTCCCTGAGAGACCTGGCTTTCTGATGCTTTGGACACACCACCAACAATTCTTTCATCCTTTTGAGCTGAGAGTGTATATTCACTAACAAAAGGAGATACAGAAGGAACTAAGGATGGGATACCATCTGAACCAATAAGACCTATTTCTCTGACAAGTTCTTTGTTGGAATCATTGGTCACAAACTTGGAACATATATCTTCAAAACTAAATGGGCATGTGGATTcttcatttgaaaatttaatcaATCTTGAGCTAAGCTTAGAAGACCCactaaccgaggttacagctgTTTCAGCATCAGCTCTGAATTTCTCATGTGAGGCATCACATTTTAAGTTCCCtcttcctttagatgatccatttttatcctttttcttcTCTACAGCTGGAAGACCTGCAATACACTTGCCATCATTGTGTCCATCAAATTCAACATCACTCACAACAGTTTTGTGACAATATGTGCAGTGTTTCCGAGAAGGCCATATGGGTTCTAGGCACTCACACCTATACAACTTTTCATCATTAGTTGTTCGGGCCTTTCTATTTTGCTTCTTCAACACTTCAACATTATCCCACTCAACGAAGGGACCAAATTTCTTTTCCAGCAAGGAAGTTGCCTTTGTAACAAGAGAATTAGATACTGTTTTCTCTCTATTTCTTGGCATAGAAATATGCCCTTGGTCCTCGCCCTGATCTTCAGTCTGTGCATTAATGAACTCTTGGAATCTTGATTTTGGGCCCAGCATAATGGAATCTTTCAGTTCTCTTTCTTTAGGGTCACTATAATCCAGCCAACCTAAGAGCTCTTCAATTTCAGCATCAGTTTCATAAGCAATCCACGGTGACCTATTGCCCAAAGAATTACTAGGCTGAGACATTAAAGAGGAATCCTTGTCAGATAGTGCACAATGCTGCAGAACAGAAAACTTCTCTGCATAGTCTCTGCTAAATGGCATTCCTCTTCCATGCAGCAATGCAGCACTTGCATCAACAATTATACGTGAATGTCCTCCAGGCAAAGCCGAAGCCCAGTACAATTGACCAATGGAATCAATACCCAAAAATTCCCGGCGAACAGAGAGCTTCAGCAGCTGTGATACTACACTAGTTATGGAGTCCTGCAATAGTGAAATATCACGTTTGATGGCATTGAGCTCAAGGTGGTAGGGTTCTGACTCATTCAAGCCAATCTGAGGAACATCAACAGGCACTCCTCCTTGCTGGTAAGACACAGGAATAGGTCTGTCCGTTCCCTCACATTTCTGGTGGTTACCCTGGACATGAGCTTCTCCACCAGCACAATTTATTTCTTGAGACATATGATTTGGTGATGGAAAAGATTTGGGGGATTTGTCAGTACATTGAGACTCCACAGCAGCAGAGACATTTCTAAATTGTCCCTCTACATCTATGGAATTCATATTTTGGCTATCAGAATCTGAATTTGTCACAGATATGCTTTTATCAACACTATCAAACCTATACCTCTCTTTGGTAACCTCTTCTGAAGGCAGACTATCAACAAATACCCCAAAATTACTAGGATTGTCAACTGCAGTATGTGGCTGGACCGGGCATTTACCAGTAAACCCTTCCTTAAGACCAACTTCTCCAGCAGTATTTACTGAGAATGTATCCATTTTTGCAGCTTTTGTGGATAAAATATCCTCTCTAGTTTTCAGGCTTTTCCACTCTGCAGAGTGTGCACGCAATTTCTGATGTAACTCAGCAGACAACTCTGCACATTGCTCAAGGTGCTGGCGAATCAGGGAAGAGTTAAGCAACTCATCACATAAAAACTTGAGAAGGAAAGTTCTCTGGAAcgatttaaaaaagaaaatgtaagcAAATGCAATCAGTGTATTTTATGCTAAGTACTAATAGTAGTAAATTCAAGCATCATAACAACGTgctcaaaaccaaaaaaaatgagcCTTTGCATCAGTAAAAGCATATTTTGATGGGAAaccttttatatatacaagaaaatgAGCTATACAGAAGGAAATCAAGTAACAAACGAAAATCTAGCAAAAATTACAAGTGTCAGGACAATATATTGTTTATATAAGATAGAATTCCATTAAAACTCATTCAGATGACAGCAAAATGGGAACGACATACCAGCATTATCCAATTACCAACAAAAATTCTTTCCAGAATGATACAACAACTATCAAGTGcaaaaataagacaataattCCATTCTACCAAGAAGGTTTGTATGAATTAGCTacgtaataaaaagaaaaggtaacATAAGTAGGTGTGCATCAACAAACCTCGCCCACGCTGTACTCCCAGTATTCTTTTTCCTCAATTACAGATGACAAATGAGTTAGAGATTCCAAGTATAGAGAATTGACTTCTCCCTGAAACTTTTTACTTTGACGTTTACCAATAATCTTTGTACGTTCTGTGACATCTTGAGTTGCACGCTTACCATCAACACAAGAGGGACAGTACCAGTTTCCCTCAGGGATCCTTGCAAGTGGAGGATTCAAGCAATATGTATGATACTCAGCATCACAAGTATCACATAGTAGAACACTATCATCATCCCTATCAATGCCACATACTTTACATACTCCCTCATCCCAAGGGGCCTTCGGAATCTCATTTGTTGACTCAATAAAATCAACAACTTCCTTTCTCATTTCTGCACTTAAGCATTCCACTTTAGCATACTCCACAAATTTTTGGACATACGAGACAACCTGTAaccaagaaagaaatttaaaagttcaaTTAATAACTGAAATCACAAGAGTATGTGTACTGATGTAGACACAAACAAGCTACCAACCTCCTCATTATATAATGATTCAAAGTTTAGGGATAATTTTTCAGCCAGTTCAATTAAATCAGGTTGATCCCCAAAAGCAACACGGACATTGTTCCACAGCTGTAACATCAAATCTACAAATTAGTGCCCTTCACAAGtcaaaaataaacattgtaaaAACGACTTGGCATCTACTAGAAATCATATGAGACCGGTATATGAAGGAGAACATGAGGAAACCAATCATTATGTTCCTTGAGCCAGAGACTAAAATGGTGCAGAAGCAACCATAAATGAAGTATATACAATAATCTTTATAGAGAGAAACAATACCATAACAGCAGAGAAATGTGAGCCTAAAAGGGAGTAGTAATCTAAAGAAAAAACAACATAGAAGACTGGTCAAGCAATTTAAGTTTGATAATACAGACCTCGTGAACATCCTCAAGAAAAGCTTCATGAGATCCACCATAAGCTCCGGTAGCTAATCTTAGGTCAATAGTGCGAAAGTCAAGAGGACGGGCTACCATGGCTGGAGATCCAAGAAGCCCCTCATCATCATTATCTGAAgaatttgttaattttcttCCCAGCAAATTGCAAAAAACCTTTGAATCATCTGCAGCAGCGGCACGACGTAATACTATGCGACATTGTTTCATGATAATGTCAGAAATTGAtataacaattttctttttctgtcctTTATTGGGATTAGATTGAAATCCTTCACCACCAACTTTAGCCAACACTGAAAGAACTGCTTTCTGTTTATAAACAAGAATAATATTCAATTCAGGatcatgtttttttaacaaagaaaaaaattaagaacactTTATTTTAACCAGATGAACTACCACATTGTAACATAGAGAACAACATGAAGCCCTTAGTTCAGTTATTATACATTGATTAAGAAACTGTGTGTCTTGCATGTTGTAATAGGTAACATGAACCCCACTATATACAGTTTTCTCATAAGCATATAGGTAGAGTGGAAACTACATAAATTACGAGATAGCTTGCATATTAAAAAAGATGATAACACACCAGAAAGTTAGAAACAACAGTAATAAATAACACACCAGTGTAATTAGTAGCTAACAGTTCCTAGATCATTGAATTCTATCAAATGGTTTTTGGTCAGATATCTGATCTAATGGTCAAGAAACTGTCATACTAACAGTTTTATCAATGCAACTAAATAGTGGTTCTACAATAATTTTGGCCACTTCCATGTATATCACATGCACCCCCAAAACATATACACACACAAACTAAGGGAAAAATGCCACTAAGAAGCACCTTTGTTGGTCCAGAAGCATTGCCCTTGTACACTTCCTTACTGATTGAATGCTCCAGCGTTTTCCTTGCCCATTCTGGTGGATTCTTTTCCAGAGCCTCATAGACACACTTTCTGATTCGGGTGCCTACATTTGTTGGTAGCTTTCTGACAGGTTCTAGCATCTGTGCCCATTCAGGAACATTACCATCATTTGccaaaaaaatttcagaaacaCCCTTTGCATTAGactcttcttcttccatggtTAGTGCATCACTTTCTCTACTTAAAGAACCAAAAATTTTCTTCGTAGCCTCTGCAAGCAGCTGAGAGCCAAACAAAAAAGCTTGTCAGTGATACTTCTATCATTCCTTAAAACATGATATgccatacaaaaaaaaacttttaaaaggaACTGAATTGCCAGATAAAGCAAGCACTTCACTCATGTCATGACAAAGCTGAGTAAAGGAATAAAGCTATGCCTTATCAAAATGCACATACAAGTCATCCCAGATGATAGATAGCCTTGGTTAGGCTAACTCGTCAACAttataggaaaaagaaaagcagaACTTAGCCAGTTCAACACTCTGACAAGCATTTTAGTAACATTTTTGCTAAATCACAAAGGAACAGCAAGTTTAATGCGAAGTACTTAGACTAAGCAAAACTCAAAGAACTATTATCATTGGGACTATAGTTAAAGTATGTCCACTAAAATGCTAAAGGAGAGTTTTagtctataatatatataaatgtccTTAATTTGCTTAGTGATTTAGTATGCATCATAATTCTTCCTGGTTCTTCTTATTCAAAATCACATTGTTTTCTTCAGTTATGGCCATTTCTTAGTCCTATTTCCCACTGAGATATCCTCCCTTCAAATCAATAAACTTTCAATCAACTAGTGTAAACATATTAAAGTTTGAGtgctgatcaaaaaaaaaaaaaattaaagtttgagtTCATAGCTTGTTCAATCGAAATTCAAGTTCTTAGCCCTTAAATAGTAATTGTTAAATGCTATTCTGTTCACAAGTTGTTAAATGTCCTGGATGTccatataaaaatcaaaagtggCCATTAGACCCCACCCCATAGTATCAAGTTCAGAGGAAAAAGACTTGCCTGGGCTGGAATACCCCACCTATTGTTTAGCCTTCTAGAAATTATTAAACCTAAAGTGACTTTCTTACAATCTAATCTCTTGTTTAAAAACCATAAAAACCCGTATCTTAGAATTGAGCACAAATGCCAAATATTTATATCAAGGTCCCATGTACTAGCATTGTGAAGCAAATGAGTATTGAGTATCTAATCACATTAGGCAAGGTGAAAATAAAACTCATTGATAATTGTATTCAGAAAAAAACTATGCTCACCTGTGCATCTGCTTCCATCCCAGCCACACCAGTAAGAGAACCACACAGCAAACCACCATCACCACGTAAGCAACGAAATACTTTACCACTTTCGCGAGCAGTAATTTCCACAGACTCAAGGTTACCATCCATTGACAAAAAAGCCAACATATACCTACGAGCTAATTCTGGCCAAGTCAATTCATTAATAGGAAGCATATTGAGCTTGGTTCGTTTAGCAGGAACTGCACTATCC is a window encoding:
- the LOC100791814 gene encoding methyl-CpG-binding domain-containing protein 9 is translated as MIMELSDSTGADRNPNAPPPHSNQNQDARSGLGIDLNEIPSPSSSFPETLPDSVAVDVVRAYHDNPAPPPGGPAALPRGGSSPCAACAKPSPAAVNHHQLVVCDGCERDFHLSCAGIRGGGRQAANLDEWVCGECVAAGVKSKRWPLGVKQLLDINAPPPSDGGDEEVQDSRKHTLGDNSFGANPFGAPATNSNFNNGNAIGFQKASGVVTHAVRVGFEDITQFTRSFEEALRDFVSERRGVLEEGWRVEFRQSVSNSELYAVYCAPDGKIFDSVYEVAYYLGLAPLPSLGGPLSKKRKLTRTTAANGSMEKRGTLMNSNCKDPPSDGLNVECASARGNIPKLSEIGGKEDCHSHPQQSADGLPLQFKDFFVLSLGKVDARPSYYDANLICPVGYKSCWHDKITGSLFTCEVLQGGDSGPIFRIRRCSCSEFPVPVGSTILSMSKLCQVVSQTNEEGEGKTNGSMDLDDDESLQMMLLDPCVPMENDILSCFPSCSTEEHDTHTSDVLHPVASSVQDNARNSLADNLGFNDGIGEILVEERSSFSAWTVISQKLVNACKDICKQKGNLNFYCNHVDKWDLRNGKSDTYFTSMDKFCGSLGAVGIPNVIYADNDVEGIYEALGKWLEQDRFGLDAEFVQEVLEQLPGVQDSLQYELLNTRNNSSSLPTVENGFLVVEWRDGSKYQEETVQALYGRSKKVTEKSIKEGRHPPLGKPVCSRAPGELIGDIFQSWELLKRFHEILDLKEPLTLDELEKELINPWFDELDFLEKSERDMDESQVLISQGADGNCRPLLSPRCEADPSGSIESSHAFIQVETEAMKEAAQVKFASFTYARCFGVALTKAHNSLLRVLIGELLSKVASLVDPNSEPGESRTRRGRRKDMDSAVPAKRTKLNMLPINELTWPELARRYMLAFLSMDGNLESVEITARESGKVFRCLRGDGGLLCGSLTGVAGMEADAQLLAEATKKIFGSLSRESDALTMEEEESNAKGVSEIFLANDGNVPEWAQMLEPVRKLPTNVGTRIRKCVYEALEKNPPEWARKTLEHSISKEVYKGNASGPTKKAVLSVLAKVGGEGFQSNPNKGQKKKIVISISDIIMKQCRIVLRRAAAADDSKVFCNLLGRKLTNSSDNDDEGLLGSPAMVARPLDFRTIDLRLATGAYGGSHEAFLEDVHELWNNVRVAFGDQPDLIELAEKLSLNFESLYNEEVVSYVQKFVEYAKVECLSAEMRKEVVDFIESTNEIPKAPWDEGVCKVCGIDRDDDSVLLCDTCDAEYHTYCLNPPLARIPEGNWYCPSCVDGKRATQDVTERTKIIGKRQSKKFQGEVNSLYLESLTHLSSVIEEKEYWEYSVGERTFLLKFLCDELLNSSLIRQHLEQCAELSAELHQKLRAHSAEWKSLKTREDILSTKAAKMDTFSVNTAGEVGLKEGFTGKCPVQPHTAVDNPSNFGVFVDSLPSEEVTKERYRFDSVDKSISVTNSDSDSQNMNSIDVEGQFRNVSAAVESQCTDKSPKSFPSPNHMSQEINCAGGEAHVQGNHQKCEGTDRPIPVSYQQGGVPVDVPQIGLNESEPYHLELNAIKRDISLLQDSITSVVSQLLKLSVRREFLGIDSIGQLYWASALPGGHSRIIVDASAALLHGRGMPFSRDYAEKFSVLQHCALSDKDSSLMSQPSNSLGNRSPWIAYETDAEIEELLGWLDYSDPKERELKDSIMLGPKSRFQEFINAQTEDQGEDQGHISMPRNREKTVSNSLVTKATSLLEKKFGPFVEWDNVEVLKKQNRKARTTNDEKLYRCECLEPIWPSRKHCTYCHKTVVSDVEFDGHNDGKCIAGLPAVEKKKDKNGSSKGRGNLKCDASHEKFRADAETAVTSVSGSSKLSSRLIKFSNEESTCPFSFEDICSKFVTNDSNKELVREIGLIGSDGIPSLVPSVSPFVSEYTLSAQKDERIVGGVSKASESQVSQGNTDGAGTCLDRKSSISTGRLAANESNKSNKSSSREQRDGKLSFCNPASGMGADGYCVVPSPSLRPLVGKASHILRQLKINLLDMDAALTAIALRPSKAESDRRQAWRTFVKSAKTIYEMIQATFTLEDMIKTEYLRNDWWYWSSFSAAAKSSTLPSLALRIYSLDLAIIYEKMPNSSFTDSSEPSAIVEPKPPMHLDAEKSKASRKSTRKRKESDC